The segment TGCTCTGCGATCAGTTGATCGACCCGGCCACCCTGCCGGAGTGGAAACACCGGACCATTGCCTGGGAACAGGAGCACAGTGTGGCGGGCAAGCGCCGGATCAATTTCGACCCCGGCTATCTCGAAGCGCCCAAGCTGGTGCTGGCCACCACCAAAAATTTCGCCCATCGCATTTACCTGGGCCGCGGCATCTACGCCGATGTCCAGCTTTATGTCAAAGACGGAAAGTTCCAGACCAATCCCTGGACTTATCCCGACTACAAGCATCCGCAACATCTGGCGTTCTTCGGCCACGCGCGCCGGAAATATTTCGAGAAACTGAAAGCGGGACATGAATTATAAATCTGCCGGTGTTGATCTCGCGGCGAGTGAAACCGCCAAGCGCAAGATTGCCGAGCTGGCGCGCCGCACGCACACGCCCAACGTTTTGCACGGCCCCGGCCTGTTCGGCGGGTTTTATCAATTCCCGCAGCATGACTATCACGTGCCGGTGCTGGTGGCGAGCACCGACGGCGTGGGAACCAAAATCAAGCTCGCCTGCCAACTGCAGAACTATCGCGGCCTGGGCTGGGATATTGTGAATCATTGC is part of the bacterium genome and harbors:
- a CDS encoding DUF4416 family protein — translated: MALIKPPAPVALFLAVLYAPDYTDDGIVRLVQEGCGSLLLQSPAFAFDFSDYYRAEMGPDLRKVFLLCDQLIDPATLPEWKHRTIAWEQEHSVAGKRRINFDPGYLEAPKLVLATTKNFAHRIYLGRGIYADVQLYVKDGKFQTNPWTYPDYKHPQHLAFFGHARRKYFEKLKAGHEL